Genomic DNA from Chaetodon trifascialis isolate fChaTrf1 chromosome 19, fChaTrf1.hap1, whole genome shotgun sequence:
TAGACATTTTCCGTGTCAGGTGGAGATGGGACTGTTCAGGTCTGTGTTGTGCTGGGCTAGACTGAGACACCAGAGTTCTGTTGTTGTGCTGGCCTCTGTGGGCCTGTGGTTCCTCTGTggtggatgctgctgctgttgctgctggttTACGGTGGATCTGGTGTGGTCTCTTAGTGGCCGTCGTGCGTTGTCAACATGTCCTCGGCTCTCCGGTGCAACTCCAAGGCCGTGACAGTGCAGATGTCCTTTGGGAGCTCTGATTTCCTCCGCATCAACGGGCGCTCTCTACGCTGATCTCTTTGGATCTGGGAACGTGGAGACAGTGGGACAGAAAGGGATCAGTAACATTCAGCACTAACACACACCTCAGCCATACCTCACATGTGCCTTCTGAAGCACGCTACTCTCACGCTTTCTACAAGCACAGAACAGAAACGTGTCTTCAGTAACATTCGGTCTGATCCAGATGTCTCACTATGGCTGCACATCCAAAGCACAGTTGACTATGAGGAGTAAATAATTGCATGGTATGATGGGGTAACTGTGCCAATTCACTCAGTTTGTCCTCTGTTCCACTTGGAAGTTGGAAGACAGCTGGGAAGATACTTTGGGAACCATGTGACCCATGTCTGCTTTGAATGATCATCTGGACAGAAGAAATAATTTATGGGAgagactgtttttctttctagcTTGTAACATTGCCTGAAATGGCCTCAAATGTTCGAGCTGTGGCTGCTTACAAAGTTCATTTATGTCAACTCACATGGACATAGTTTCAGCTACATGCTTTCAAGCCTCATGGGTTCCACTCACATATAAACTTATGAAAGCCTCACAACAGTTCTAATAAAGCAAAGTTCAACCTAAGAACATCATCAAATATCTGCAAGTGACAACTTCAGTCAGAGCCACCAATGCAAACGTGTAAGGTGAGAAAGACAATTGTCTCATTTGTTTGATTAATGCCTGAGTGATACAACACAATGCATGTGAGGCACCTCAGACTGCTTTTTATATTAGCTAGACATTAAACTCAAAAGCATGACACAGCTTCTAATCTTCATTGTGAAAGGCATAAATCATAACTAACAAAATCAACATCAtcttttcagtcagtcaatTAAATCACAGCTTTAGTTGGTTTagacaaagaaatcacattGAACACGGAGTCTAGTGTCCTTGGCATCAGCCACAAAGCTCTCCCAGAGCACCTGCCTTACACAAAAGCACACCAACATCTACTGCTACACTGCACAATATACGCATACACTCCTGACCTGTGTGGCTTCCTCCTCCATTGTTTTCTTTAGCATGTTGACATCATCAAGCAGCGGCCCATCTGTCTCCATGTCCATTGGACAGTCTGAGCCCACCGAGTCAATGTACATCAGAAACTGTCCAGGGAGAAGTGGAGGGGGCGGTTAAGAAGGCAACACACTGCTTATTTAATCATGCTTTTGACTTTAAATCTTTGATCAACTTGGACATTTTCTGTAGGGCCACCATGTATATATATGAAGTCTCTACCAGCTTCTTTAACTGAGTTTTTTTGGCTAGCTTGGGTCACACTGCAAACTCCAGAGGCTACAGCAACATAAAACTGTCGAACAGGATATTGGTTACTGAGGCGTCGGTCAGTCAGTGAGATGTCTGCAGTGTTAATGTACTGCTAGGTTTAAATCTCTTTGCTCACCTGTGGGTTTGATTTTGCGAGATTCTCAATCTTCAGCCAcgcttcttctctctctttccatttgGCTTTCTCTCTGAGGCACCCAACAAAACAGGCAAAACCATTAGAGACTGCATCAAAAGGAAATATTTGCTGACGTCACGCATCTGTTATGTTAAAAGCATGTCAGGAGTTTATGGTTCAGTTTACTTTTCTGGCTTGGTCGCCTGCTTAGTCAGTTTTTCCACTTCTAATGATGTTTGTATGATGTTATCGTTGACGTTTGTGACCATGTAATAAGACCAAGAGAGCCGTGGCTACACTGGAAAATCGGATGTGATGTCTTACTTGCTTTTCTCTGCCCTGAACTGTTGGGTGCAGTCATCAAACAGCTTCTGGTTCATCTCCATGAAGAGTTTCAGAGCGTTGTAGATCAACCCGTGGATCGTTCTGCAGAATGACACGGATTGCAACGGGTCGCTTGATTTACGCACTTGgtagagaaacacagagatagACGCGAGGGAAAGTCTGCGTGGTGACTCACTTGTTCCAGTGGGTCTTGGAGTTGCGGTAGAGGGATGGGAACATGATGGGCAGGATCTTGGCGGCGTTGTCACTGATCAGACTCATGATGTACTCATTGTTCCAGTAGTACAGAGCTCGTTCTGCCACCTAACGACACATGAGTTTATAGCAGAGTTAAACAAGTAGACAacttttgatgaaaaaaaaaagagaaacatacTAAATCGCATTATGTGTGTGGTGGGATGACTGTCAGACCTGAAAGTGTGGGCTGGACACACATTTGGCCAATTGTCTGAAAAGGGGCTCCATGACTTTGACAAACTCTGAAGGCTCGATGACGTCCAGGATCTCCTCCAGTTCGTTGAGGAACATCACCTCTTTTGGACTGTGGGTCTTTGGCCAGTACTTTAACAAAGCCATCACCGTCTGCACACAAAGAACAACAGGCttatcacagaagaagaagactgtaTGGACATCCTGATCTGTCCAACTAATAACCTGTTGATGAAGTTCGACAGGCACATAATTAGAGAGATAAAATAATTCCAATGCATTTTGTCAAACAGCTGAAGCCAATACTGAGTCAAGTCCAGTCCTAGTAACcagatatactgtacatgagtACCTGACAAGACACATTGCAAGTGAGCATGCTAAGGAAATATAAAATGATAGACTTTGGCAATACATCCAGGCAGACTAATCTTGAGCAGACAGGACAACACAACGTTAATAAATCATCTTACCGGTTCTGTGAGGGTACTATCCTTCTCTAAGAACTGTACCACACAGTAGGCCAGCTGAGggtaaataaaacacaccatCATGTCACCACCTCAAacaatactgcagtactgtaaaCACTACTAAGACTTCAGACTGACAGAGTGTTTACCTGTGGGTGATATACACTAAGAGACTTGACTTTGTGTAATGGCAGAAGAACTTTCAGCAGGAATATCTTGTGCTCTTCTTTCAATGGTAATGCAAATCCATTGATTATGCTGTAAATATAAAGGTGGTCAGAAAAAGGAGTGCTGGAATTGTATTTAGGATTGTAATGGGCTCTAGAAACAACAATAAGACAATAAGACAATCAATCCACATGTGCCTATTCAATCATCTTATTCCTGAAAACCATTACAGGGAATGAACCAAAAACAAACTATACGTTGAACCACAAACACCAGAAATGGTCTTATGGGTGCACCTCTCAAAAATATCTTACCTGCCTAATATTTCCAGTAATTCTGCTATTCCATTATGATGTTCAGTTTCATAAATGaacctgaaaaacagcagcacggCAATACATTACGGTGGCACATTTAACAAAACACACTCCATTAGTCACAGGTGTCACTAATGTGCTTAACTCAACGACTCACTCACCTATAAAATATGTTATTAATCTGTTTCCTAATGTACGCTCGCAGGCCCAGGAACTTGCCATAGATGCGATGAAGAGTTGTCTTTAAAAAATCTCTTTCCCTGGGGTCTTCACTGTCGAACAGTTCTAAGAGCTGTGCACAAAAAAAGGTTACTGAGACACTGAGTGCCAAAGACCTATGAACAAGAAATGCACTCGCCATGAAAAGACATCATTATGTACTCACCTGCATTACAAACTTCTGGTCAATATACTTTTTGGCTATGTTTGGTTGAAAGTCAGGTGACTCTAAGAACCGTAGGAAGAATTCATAGACGAGCTGAGGAAAGAAGGGCCCAGGTTAAAAGACTTGAAAGCACCAGCTGAAATGATTTACAGAGAATAAGCAGGACctcatctgagtgtgtgtatttgtgtgtgtgctgtgtaccTGTAGATGTGGCCAAGCTGCCTCTAGTGTGGGTTCATCCTCCTCTGGGTCGAACTCAGCACCTGTGGGGTTGGATGATGGCGGCAACGTCCTAAACATATTCACAGCAAactggggagaaaaaaaaaaacagacaaaattaagTCAGCTCAACAATCCACTGAAAATTCAATAATACAATACATGGCCAATTAAGATGAAATCACTCGATTTCAAAGAAATTAGAAGAATTAGGCCATCTAAATGCACCAGCTGTACTTTGATATAATATAAATTGATATATAGTATCTTTCAGTGCAGCATCATTGACATACAATCACTTTTTCTACTGCATTTGGTCTTAAGTTTAGCCAGGGTGGAAAATGACAGTTACTACTGCCAAACCTATAGTGCTACTATAGTAAACATTAGCTCTGGCTAACGTTCCTCTACTCTACCTGCCACTTTGACAACTGCTGATTGAACATTTGCTTCTAAAACACATCTGACAGCTGACATAATGAACCTGATTGGAGGATTCAGACATCCATTAGCCACAGTGTTGGACGAGCAAACAAGGCTGTTTACCATCAGTAACTTATCCCACAATATCACAACAAATGATGAATAACTTGTCAGGAGAGTTGACTGCAAAGTACTAGAGAGAACCACAATTTTTGCAACAGATTGCAAATATGAACTAAAACAGTGAGATATGTTGGTTGAACTGCAGAATACAGTACAAATGCAggttaaaacaaacacttgtAGCCTCTGTAAACTGGTTTAGCTTCAGGTTCTATTTAGCTTTTGCGAAACAACTTCGCTGAACTCAACCCAAAATTATTCCCAGTACTCTGCTTCTTGCCCAAAACTGTTCCAAGAGACAACTCAACACAAATGTTTGTCAAATGAAGTTTCCATTATGTTAATCCACCTTCATAATCTATTTGcaaaatgttgtattttctttatgAAAAGAATGAATCGAAATGTGCATTGATTTTTGAATATTCCcacttgtgtttgtctgagatAGCACCATGTTTCACTACCAATACCATCCCCCAAACTGGGAAGCATCCCTCTATTTTCCCTCTTAGTCTATTCTCACTTTCCAGACAGCACACTTACGACAGTCCCTCCAGAGTGCAGTCGACCAAAGgtcaaaacacactcactcgcCATGTTTATATTCTTAGCAGAAACCATTTCTTACTTCCCCCCCAGAGAAAGGGACTAATGGAACAACCACTGACATGTCATCCAAAGGTCTGCCAAAATATTGTTCTAAAACCTGAACAGTGTGGCATCAAACATGCCCTGAAAGAACAAGGGCTTATGGGgggaaataaaatgtacaacCTTAACATACGAATGCACTCTTTATGGCTATAAATGAGTTTGTCGTGTCAATCTCCCTACTTTGATGATGAAAGCCAACAGTGGGCTTCAAAGAGTCTTTGTCTTTAAGGGGGCAGGGGAAGGGGGCTGCAGGTAATAAGAGTATATTTTCATGCTGATTTGGCAGCTCTGTTGCATTTTCTGCTGCACGGATCAAATAAAGCCACGACAAGGAGGATGGGGGTAAATTTGCACCTTGATCACCTGCAGTTTACCATGTGGCATTGAGGCAGGGCTTTGATTAACATCAAAGGCTTTTTAATTTGGTTTGGGAAAGCAAACCTGGCACCATGAACACATCCATGCCACAACCTCAGAGGAACACATCTCTAATAAATATACAGTAGGAGCTCAATGACTGTCACACTTTTTACAGCCCAACTGAGTGAACAGCCTCAGACCTGCAGAGGTAGCAGCTACAGACCATTTAGATTCGAGTTAAGTTTCTTGGCCATCTTCAGACAGGTACATGGATCACCAATGATTTTAAAGTTAACTGTTAAGTTTCAAGGCGAGGGTTCAAACAGAGGTCGGTGATGCTCATGTGAGTTTCCTATGACGCTGTGAGGAGCCTAAAAATAAAGACTAAATGCAAGCAGCAAGTAATGCTGGCAGTAGAAACCGCAGTACATTCTCTTCCCATGGTGCAGAAATTAAGCCCACATGAAAAAGAAAGGTCTAGCTTCGTAACAAACAGCAGATCCGCATACAGAGGTTAATGGAACATAAAACCAAGAGCTACATTCTACTGAGTCAAATGTCTCTTCCTGGTGACACGCATTTAGCGACACACAGCAGAGCCTTATTCACAACAATGTTTCACAGAGCTTCACAGACAATACAAGAAAACCTTTCTCATCTCAGTGAGGCAACTCAGGAACATGTAGCTGAGGAATCAATCTAAGTGAACATTTTTAAACTTAACGACCGACTGTGCTGCCACACTTATTTGAACCAGACACACATAAGAAAGCCATCATTTGTTTTATGGAGTTAAATGATTTGGGCTTATTATACAAAACAGGCTTAAACTAGGTAGGATAAATCTGTGTTATCCATCATAGGTGATTATGGCTGCCAATTTACCAGTTTAAATTAGGAGAGGCCTTCATTTGTGGAAAACAGGGATGGTGGAATTAATGTTCTTAACAAATAACAGGAACGTCACATAAAACTAGGTTTTATGCTCATCATAAAACTATATCATACTATTTGAGACACAATGATACAATATAAAACCCACAAAAATAGTATTCCTTGCAGGCCCAAAGAGATGCGTGGGAGTGGAGAAAAAGACCTTTCACTTTTCACTCTGCTTAAATCCAAGTCTGCAGTTCAATGTGCGAATATACTGACCATGTGAACCACCTCTGGGTAGATGGGTTCTGTGATGACGTTCCTGTTGTGGGTGATGTACTCCACCATCTCGCTTAGTGCCGCCCGTTTCACCTCCTTCCATTTCAGATCACTCAGTGGGTCTGACACAAAATCAAAGAGGACGCAGCACTGCCGCAACTTCTGGATGAacagcttctcctgctctgcagGGGGAACATCtacaagacagaaaaggaaggaggGTTGGAATCAACAGGTCTGCCATCGTGTGTAAAGATATCTCTACTTCAcggaaaacagaaacaaattctCTTTACAAGACAGGATATGAATCCTAACTAGACATTCAAGATAATAACACTTTATCTGAGAAACTGTCCCTCACACTGTTGGAGACTGACCAACATTTTACCATCACATAGTTTGACAAGCAAACACTGTTTCATCAACCACTGTTTTACCACACGACCATCACCATGGACCATGTCATGGCTGGTCATTCAGGTTCTTTACATCTGTTGAGTTCATGTGGTGACATGTAGAGACTTAATTTAAAGGCTTCATAATCAATAATTTATCCTTTTAAAGACAGTGTCACCACTACATCAATGATGCAAAGCCTCTAGATCTGCCCCAGGAAAATTGAGCAACACCTGTCTGTGTAAAATCATTAACTTGCAATTTAAAAGTCATTACACGTTTTTGTACTCACGGCACACTGAGGCAGCCAGCATGCATGCATTATCCCCATACAACAGCTGcctcaaataaatcaatgattAACACAAACCATCCAAAACACTCTTATGCAACCTAATACGCAATCCATTCATCAAGCAATCAAATGAGCACTataataaaataagagaaacattaataatatataataccTACTCAAATGTTACACCAAAAAAGGTATGTTCCCCTCCAAATAAGCCAAACGCACAGGAGCTGAATGCAAAATCACCAAGGAGTTCTGTTCTGCACTTTGGAGCTATTACAAGTGTGCTCCAAGAGGACCTGAAGTGCTTTCCCAACTCCAACACCAAAAATGTTTCAGACACATAAGGTGCTTAAGGCCATGTAGTGCTTTCTAAACAAGTAAAAGAACTTTATAACAATGCTGAAATTACAGGTAACCACTGCAAGCATGTGAAAATAGCTATTTTGTGTGCTCTGCATCAACTGACTTTCGGCTGTTTTGGGAAGACCGGATAGGACACCATCACTATTATCAGTTGCGGTAATACATACTCTGTCCTGATGTAGATTCTGCAATGGGACATGCTGCTTTCACTAAGGGAATAACTGTTTTACTTTCACGCTGACAAAATGTGAGTAGCAGCCTCAAAGAAATGACAACAGACAAACAGTTTCTCGTGCAAATCATTTCACCTCAGTTGGTCTGATTCCCAAGCTACAAAAAGTACCCTGCAACTAAAATGCAATGAAGCTCGTTCATTTTCATCCAACGTGGGTTTCAGTGACTAAAACCTAAATGTTACGTTATAAAAACTACCTATGGGGCAGCACCAATTTGTCTGCCACAGCATGTGATTCATGAGTTAGTCTTGTCTCCCCATTAACAATCTGCATGTGTACTGAAtgtcaccatggtaaccacaGGCAAAGATGGGACTTTGGACCAGGGGGTGACCGACACTAATCAAAGAGGCATGcaggttgttgctgctgtagtTATACTGGATTCATATGCTGCTGCGCACATCAGCTGCGGCCAAGAGATGTGTCAGCCAAACTGACCTCGAACACGGATAACACCAACTGGGAATCAAGAGAAAAACTAACACCAATCAGTCAACACTTCTTACAGCACTTAAAAGAAGGTAGAAATGCAGAGGTGGTACTGTTACGAAACCATTCTGTGTCATTATGTTCAGATAAactgagccaaaaaaaaaaaaaagatttaaatatACTGGGAATTTGGTTATGCAAGGTATGCAAAAGGTAGAGCATAAAGCACAGCTTCATCACTGTGACAACAAATTCCCAAAGGACACTCCAAGATGTTCCTACAAACCACAGAAGTACACAGAACTTAATATTAAAAAGGTAATTAAGCAATTGGCCTTATTAGTCAAcctcaaacaaataaaatcaggtTGATTACATCAGAAACAGTCCCAACATGTATGTATGGCAGATTAATATAGTAATATTCAGCTCTTACAGATTCTTACTGTATTGACTCATCAGCCTGTGGATGCCTTAAATCAAATCACTGTAACGTCACATACAGAAAAGCACCAACATCAGATAGTGACAGCTAGTGTCagactgaagaaaacattttgcACTTTAAACTTATCAAAAGAAGTAGCACAATAAGGTGAAACTCAGGAGTCTAGAGATGTGGTGTATTTGAGTAATTTGGCTTTTCTGTTGCAAACATTGCTGCATGTTAACTGAAAGCGTGCGCATGTAACCACAACACCAGAATGTGCCCTCATGTTTACCACAAACTCtgacaacacagcagcaaaaaataaaaaaccttcATAGCAACTCTACTTACAAAGCAAGTGCCAGTTTCGTATAGATACTTTCTAACAACAGAATACAGACACATAACTGACACATAAATAAATCTCTACAAAAAAGTCAAATACACTCATACTACTTGCACATGAATACACACTCCCCTGAACAGAAGACGGCCTTAGTCTTACTGACATCTTTCATATTGTCATTTTTCACCCATCATTTTTGTATAACCTCCCTTTCAGCAAACAACTGTATCTTAAAATTGTTCACTAGACACTGAGACCACCAACAGATATATTTCAAATCCTGCAGAGGACATGCAGACCTATTTAGCAGCTGGAAGCAGCTGATAACAGTTTCTGTAATTATTGATTTGCAGTATTTTCTGGACTGCCCTCACTTAAATATTGCCTCCACAGCAAGTGGGGGGCACTGGTACAAATATCAGAGTTGATACCGAAAAATGTAATTACTCCACACTGAAATAAGTAACTTCTAAGAGATCCAGTACTGTTGGTTGTGCACACTCCCACACAGGCTAGAAACTGAACCTGGGACTGACAGCAACAACAGACGGActttccctccacctccatgTTTCTGAGTCACAGCTGGTatccaacaaacacaaaatgcagctgccTGTGTGCTACCTGTAAAAGCcatattttctgttctgtatcCCATTTAATGTTATCTTGAACCAAAAATATTTCTGCAAATAGAGCActtaaaataaactaaacttaaaaatatattttaaactTGGGTTTCCTGAGGTAGACAAGGCAGCATATGACTTGTCTTTCCAGTGCATATCAGCCTTTAGGGCTTGTTTGTACTGTACGGTACTTTGGAAGGAGACAAGCCAACTGAATACAGAACATTTCTTAGTCTATATTCAGACAGTGTAAAATTATGACAAGTCTGCAAGCAGCTTTGCAGTAACATCATATTTCATTCCATCTATCCAAACTACCAGCCACAAACAGGATCTAATCGACCGCATCAAAGGTCAAACAGCTGGCAATTTGCTTCACCCCTGAGCTTTGGCTACCACATCCGTGGAGAACCCTAATGGggatctgtttttgtttcaacaCTGTGTTTATGTAAGACACAGCTGAGTATATTCTTTGTTCTGTCTTCCTTTCCAATAAGCTGCAATTTTAAACTGTGAAGCTGCTGCCACTGAGCAATGCAGCTTTCCTGGGGAAAACTTGCAGCCACCTTCTGTGTCAATTACTGTTCTATTTCCCTGCTCCCTCTCTGGCAGATACAATACCTACACAAGAAGTATTCAGTCCTTTTATGGCACTGAGCAGGAAAAGATATGGCATTAACATCTAAGTGCAAATAAAtcaacaaggacaaaaataaTTGGCCTTTTAAATGCAGAACCCCAAAATAAGCACCTTGTTTTTGAGAAGTCTTTACGTTTATTAGGTTAAAATGAGATCATCTGTTCACTATCAAATTGTAACAACTGATTTTAGGCTGAATTCACCCGTACCTGAAAGGTCTTTGCCTGTTaagaatgagctgaaacatggGTCTACCCATAAGCACCTCATCTCATCACCCCCTGACTGCCAAGAGGTCTACCAGCTACAGTTACACAACAGCACTAGGGTTTCTGAACAGGCCTAAAATATTAAGAGACATGCTGTGCAGGTGCAGACTTCACACACAGGCCTCTCTGCATGGATGAGCAAATAACCTTTACTCATCTAAAGACTCCAGTGTGCACATAGGAAGCCAGTCATGGACACAAATTGCTTCCAAGTTCAGATCTCAAATCCTGTAGTATCAGGTGGTGAATGTACAGTATAATGAACTGATTAATAAACTGGCACCAGGTGGCTATGTCCTGTCATGTGGGTACAATTATGTCTATGCTTTAAAAGTCATAAGGCCATTTAAGTGACAATGTGAGACCAACATCTTGCTGATAGCAGCACAGGTGTGCAATAAGAGTTACTACATTCTACAATCAGTTTCTGTTTTACATACTCAGCACTTGCCAAGGGTCCAAGCTTCAGGCTCGTCTGATTAGGATGTAACTCAGAAGCCTCCTGGAGATTCAACAACAAGCAGAGCATTGCAGAGCACGTGTATCAGCTGATACCAGATACCCATCTACAACACAATACAGACGCACACACTGTCAACATGCTTTGACCTCGCTTCCTATGACATCAGCAGTCTTGATGGGGGATGGGAGACTCAAAACTAGctctccttctcactctctcctcGCCCTCCCTCCATGACTCAAGCTAAGCTATGCAATGTCTTGGCAAAACCTTTCCTCgttgacacacaaacacagtcccTCGCTTCCTCTTCCAAAAATACTCCTGCCACCAACACTAAGAGGGTAAATGCTCTCAGTGTCTCGCAGCAACTTTTAGAAAAGTATTCTGACACAAATAATTTCCTCTGCAAAATCCAaagtagcagctgcagctgctaaatgGCAACAATTCTTGCCCATCTCCccttgaaacacacaaacacagaaaagcagaggaggcaAATTTCCTATTCTCACCTCTAAAATGCATGAGGGCCACGGGCTGGAAAGGCCCATTGGAGCTCGGTGCATCCAGAACCATCCCACTGGCAGGTCTAGCACATGCCAACATCAGTGAGCTGAGGCAGGAGACGGGGGAGAAGAGGGCAGCCCAGGCTAAGGCGAGGAGCCAGCCTCCATTTTAGCACGAACACTCGGAGCAGAAAATGAAGCTcccctgctgctggagggaaCCAGCTAGTTAGTGATGTCATACCTCACTGCGGCCACCCGGTTGGCTGGCTAAAATCACATGGGCTGGCTGTCAGAATACATAAACAAGAGGGAAGGGATTGGCTGGTGGGCTGAGGGGAAAGGGGTGGGACTGTGACTGTGATTGGAGCAAGAGCAGCTACATCTGTCGAGAGTTTTAAAGCACAAACCTACAGATCTGCCCTTAGTTTAGCCTGTtttgttatttaaatgaaagaaTAAGGCAAGGAAATACTGCAGTGAATCAGAGGATGGGTGAAGTGATACAACTCATTTCTCATTCACAACCTCACACCCAACAACAAACGCAAATACCACAGCCGACATAACAAATGACTACACTGAAGTCAAACACAAAAGGTTCAATAAATTTAACATGATACATGAAACCACAAGCGTTAAGCATGCACACCGTGGGGCAAGCTTTGACATGATTTTTGCAATACACATATAACAGCTACAGGGATACATGAGCTGAGGTTTGTACAAGACGAGAACATCTCACGCTGTTTATCAGATAAAAGCcctgttcgtgtgtgtgttgcctttgtgtgcatgtgtgtgagctttTGCATGACAGATGGCTCTCCAGGACCACAGGC
This window encodes:
- the LOC139347339 gene encoding serine/threonine-protein phosphatase 2A 56 kDa regulatory subunit gamma isoform-like isoform X5, whose translation is MPNKTKKDKETPKSGKVGKSGGQENSEHEQSSNRKASNSVPPTTQLLKGKQPGSQTPVKKDKRQSSSRFSLSNNRELQKLPAFKDVPPAEQEKLFIQKLRQCCVLFDFVSDPLSDLKWKEVKRAALSEMVEYITHNRNVITEPIYPEVVHMFAVNMFRTLPPSSNPTGAEFDPEEDEPTLEAAWPHLQLVYEFFLRFLESPDFQPNIAKKYIDQKFVMQLLELFDSEDPRERDFLKTTLHRIYGKFLGLRAYIRKQINNIFYRFIYETEHHNGIAELLEILGSIINGFALPLKEEHKIFLLKVLLPLHKVKSLSVYHPQLAYCVVQFLEKDSTLTEPTVMALLKYWPKTHSPKEVMFLNELEEILDVIEPSEFVKVMEPLFRQLAKCVSSPHFQVAERALYYWNNEYIMSLISDNAAKILPIMFPSLYRNSKTHWNKTIHGLIYNALKLFMEMNQKLFDDCTQQFRAEKSKEKAKWKEREEAWLKIENLAKSNPQIQRDQRRERPLMRRKSELPKDICTVTALELHRRAEDMLTTHDGH
- the LOC139347339 gene encoding serine/threonine-protein phosphatase 2A 56 kDa regulatory subunit gamma isoform-like isoform X4, whose translation is MDRSSQSSNRKASNSVPPTTQLLKGKQPGSQTPVKKDKRQSSSRFSLSNNRELQKLPAFKDVPPAEQEKLFIQKLRQCCVLFDFVSDPLSDLKWKEVKRAALSEMVEYITHNRNVITEPIYPEVVHMFAVNMFRTLPPSSNPTGAEFDPEEDEPTLEAAWPHLQLVYEFFLRFLESPDFQPNIAKKYIDQKFVMQLLELFDSEDPRERDFLKTTLHRIYGKFLGLRAYIRKQINNIFYRFIYETEHHNGIAELLEILGSIINGFALPLKEEHKIFLLKVLLPLHKVKSLSVYHPQLAYCVVQFLEKDSTLTEPTVMALLKYWPKTHSPKEVMFLNELEEILDVIEPSEFVKVMEPLFRQLAKCVSSPHFQVAERALYYWNNEYIMSLISDNAAKILPIMFPSLYRNSKTHWNKTIHGLIYNALKLFMEMNQKLFDDCTQQFRAEKSKEKAKWKEREEAWLKIENLAKSNPQFLMYIDSVGSDCPMDMETDGPLLDDVNMLKKTMEEEATQIQRDQRRERPLMRRKSELPKDICTVTALELHRRAEDMLTTHDGH
- the LOC139347339 gene encoding serine/threonine-protein phosphatase 2A 56 kDa regulatory subunit gamma isoform-like isoform X8, which codes for MLACARPASGMVLDAPSSNGPFQPVALMHFRDVPPAEQEKLFIQKLRQCCVLFDFVSDPLSDLKWKEVKRAALSEMVEYITHNRNVITEPIYPEVVHMFAVNMFRTLPPSSNPTGAEFDPEEDEPTLEAAWPHLQLVYEFFLRFLESPDFQPNIAKKYIDQKFVMQLLELFDSEDPRERDFLKTTLHRIYGKFLGLRAYIRKQINNIFYRFIYETEHHNGIAELLEILGSIINGFALPLKEEHKIFLLKVLLPLHKVKSLSVYHPQLAYCVVQFLEKDSTLTEPTVMALLKYWPKTHSPKEVMFLNELEEILDVIEPSEFVKVMEPLFRQLAKCVSSPHFQVAERALYYWNNEYIMSLISDNAAKILPIMFPSLYRNSKTHWNKTIHGLIYNALKLFMEMNQKLFDDCTQQFRAEKSKEKAKWKEREEAWLKIENLAKSNPQFLMYIDSVGSDCPMDMETDGPLLDDVNMLKKTMEEEATQIQRDQRRERPLMRRKSELPKDICTVTALELHRRAEDMLTTHDGH
- the LOC139347339 gene encoding serine/threonine-protein phosphatase 2A 56 kDa regulatory subunit gamma isoform-like isoform X9 translates to MLACARPASGMVLDAPSSNGPFQPVALMHFRDVPPAEQEKLFIQKLRQCCVLFDFVSDPLSDLKWKEVKRAALSEMVEYITHNRNVITEPIYPEVVHMFAVNMFRTLPPSSNPTGAEFDPEEDEPTLEAAWPHLQLVYEFFLRFLESPDFQPNIAKKYIDQKFVMQLLELFDSEDPRERDFLKTTLHRIYGKFLGLRAYIRKQINNIFYRFIYETEHHNGIAELLEILGSIINGFALPLKEEHKIFLLKVLLPLHKVKSLSVYHPQLAYCVVQFLEKDSTLTEPTVMALLKYWPKTHSPKEVMFLNELEEILDVIEPSEFVKVMEPLFRQLAKCVSSPHFQVAERALYYWNNEYIMSLISDNAAKILPIMFPSLYRNSKTHWNKTIHGLIYNALKLFMEMNQKLFDDCTQQFRAEKSKEKAKWKEREEAWLKIENLAKSNPQIQRDQRRERPLMRRKSELPKDICTVTALELHRRAEDMLTTHDGH
- the LOC139347339 gene encoding serine/threonine-protein phosphatase 2A 56 kDa regulatory subunit gamma isoform-like isoform X6 produces the protein MPNKTKKDKETPKSGKVGKSGGQENSEHESSNRKASNSVPPTTQLLKGKQPGSQTPVKKDKRQSSSRFSLSNNRELQKLPAFKDVPPAEQEKLFIQKLRQCCVLFDFVSDPLSDLKWKEVKRAALSEMVEYITHNRNVITEPIYPEVVHMFAVNMFRTLPPSSNPTGAEFDPEEDEPTLEAAWPHLQLVYEFFLRFLESPDFQPNIAKKYIDQKFVMQLLELFDSEDPRERDFLKTTLHRIYGKFLGLRAYIRKQINNIFYRFIYETEHHNGIAELLEILGSIINGFALPLKEEHKIFLLKVLLPLHKVKSLSVYHPQLAYCVVQFLEKDSTLTEPTVMALLKYWPKTHSPKEVMFLNELEEILDVIEPSEFVKVMEPLFRQLAKCVSSPHFQVAERALYYWNNEYIMSLISDNAAKILPIMFPSLYRNSKTHWNKTIHGLIYNALKLFMEMNQKLFDDCTQQFRAEKSKEKAKWKEREEAWLKIENLAKSNPQIQRDQRRERPLMRRKSELPKDICTVTALELHRRAEDMLTTHDGH